In a genomic window of Fusobacterium sp.:
- the rbr gene encoding rubrerythrin: MSIKGTETEKNLLKSFAGESQARMRYTYFAEKAREEGYEQIANIFIETADNEKEHARRFFSFLEGGENLEIQAAYPAGYVGTTLENLKMAAAGEHEEHSELYPQFAEVAEKEGFKVIAGVFRLITKVEIEHEKRYLKLLENVETDHVFKKDGTNRWKCILCGYVHEGTEAPAKCPVCLNPKAFFEIKETNY; this comes from the coding sequence ATGTCTATTAAAGGAACAGAAACTGAAAAAAATCTATTAAAATCTTTCGCTGGAGAGTCTCAAGCTAGAATGAGATACACTTATTTCGCTGAAAAAGCAAGAGAAGAAGGATATGAACAAATTGCTAATATTTTTATAGAAACTGCTGATAATGAAAAAGAACATGCGAGAAGGTTCTTTAGCTTCCTTGAAGGAGGAGAAAATCTTGAAATACAAGCTGCTTATCCTGCTGGATATGTTGGAACTACTTTAGAAAATTTAAAAATGGCCGCAGCTGGAGAACATGAAGAACATTCAGAACTTTATCCTCAATTTGCAGAAGTCGCTGAAAAAGAGGGATTTAAAGTTATTGCTGGTGTATTCAGACTTATTACTAAAGTTGAAATTGAACATGAAAAAAGATATTTGAAGCTTTTAGAAAATGTAGAAACTGATCACGTATTTAAAAAAGATGGAACTAACAGATGGAAATGTATTTTATGCGGATATGTACATGAAGGCACTGAAGCTCCTGCTAAATGTCCAGTTTGCTTAAATCCAAAAGCATTCTTTGAAATAAAAGAAACTAACTATTAA
- a CDS encoding MATE family efflux transporter — protein sequence MNKFENDLSKGNVVKQLIKFSIPFLISNLIQTLYSVADMVIVGRYASTTSMSGVANGSQVQFVITNMVMGFTVGGTVLVAQYLGIGNRKAMKETISTLFTTLLIVAVIITALMIFTMNPLLRLIQTPAEAFSETRAYFFVTTLGTVFIFGYNALSAVMRGMGDSKNPLYFVAVACVINIGLDLLLVAKYGMGAGGAAIATVVSQAISMILCVIYLKKNGFIFDFKLSSFKFYKDRFDLLLKIGIPSSAQNAIVSVSFLFLTALANTFGVSASAAVGAVSKLNSFAILPTVAVSASVSAMSAQNIGARQIRRAVQTLKTGIIFSLSISFVIFLIMRIFPEECLSIFGEDKEMIRHGVKYLNAISYDYLLVPFVFCFNGLFIGAGHTKFSFINSASASLFIRIPACYFLGIFLNKGLYGLGLGAPLASMFGVLMGGIFFFSKKWMRVVIVKE from the coding sequence ATGAATAAATTTGAAAATGACCTTTCAAAGGGAAATGTTGTAAAACAATTAATAAAATTTTCTATACCATTTCTTATATCTAATTTGATACAGACACTGTACAGTGTTGCAGATATGGTAATAGTAGGAAGATATGCCTCTACTACAAGTATGTCAGGAGTTGCTAATGGTTCACAGGTACAGTTTGTAATAACTAATATGGTAATGGGATTTACTGTGGGAGGAACAGTTCTTGTAGCTCAATATTTGGGAATAGGAAATAGAAAAGCTATGAAGGAAACTATAAGCACATTATTTACTACATTACTAATAGTAGCAGTTATTATAACTGCTTTGATGATATTTACCATGAATCCATTATTGAGATTGATTCAGACACCAGCAGAAGCTTTTTCAGAAACAAGAGCATATTTTTTTGTAACAACTCTTGGTACTGTTTTTATATTTGGCTATAATGCTCTTAGTGCTGTTATGAGAGGAATGGGAGATAGTAAAAATCCATTATATTTTGTTGCTGTTGCTTGTGTAATAAATATTGGTCTGGACTTGCTTCTTGTGGCCAAGTATGGCATGGGAGCAGGGGGAGCAGCTATAGCAACTGTTGTTTCTCAGGCTATAAGTATGATTTTATGTGTAATCTATTTGAAAAAAAATGGATTTATATTTGATTTTAAATTAAGTTCATTTAAATTCTATAAAGACAGATTTGATTTACTTTTAAAAATAGGAATACCTTCATCAGCTCAAAATGCTATAGTAAGTGTTTCATTTTTATTTTTAACAGCATTGGCTAATACTTTTGGAGTATCTGCTTCTGCTGCTGTAGGTGCAGTCAGCAAATTGAATAGTTTTGCAATACTTCCCACTGTTGCTGTAAGTGCTTCTGTTTCAGCTATGAGTGCACAGAATATTGGGGCGAGACAGATAAGAAGAGCAGTACAGACTTTAAAAACTGGAATAATATTTTCTCTCAGCATTTCTTTTGTAATATTTTTAATTATGAGAATTTTTCCAGAAGAGTGTTTAAGCATATTTGGAGAAGATAAGGAAATGATAAGACATGGAGTGAAGTATTTGAATGCAATAAGTTATGATTATCTTCTTGTTCCATTTGTATTTTGTTTTAATGGATTGTTTATAGGTGCAGGACATACTAAATTTTCTTTCATTAATAGTGCTTCAGCCTCATTGTTTATAAGGATTCCAGCATGTTATTTCTTAGGAATATTTTTGAATAAGGGACTATATGGACTTGGATTGGGAGCACCTCTGGCTTCTATGTTTGGGGTATTAATGGGAGGAATATTCTTCTTTTCTAAGAAATGGATGAGAGTTGTAATTGTAAAAGAGTAG
- a CDS encoding PFL family protein — protein MISRVEIQETNRMIAEANLDVRTITMGISLIDCADPDINKFNENIYKKITTYAKDLVKVGDEIAKQFGVPVVNKRISVTPIAIAAAGCKTDSYVSIAKTLDKAAQECGVNFIGGFSALVQKGCTPSDRILIDSIPEALAVTERVCSSVNIGTSRNGLNMNAVKKMGEIIIETAELTKDRDSIGCAKLVVFCNAVEDNPFMAGAFHGVGEADCVINVGVSGPGVVKRALMEVRDADFETLCEVVKKTAFKITRVGQIVAQEASKRLNVPFGIIDLSLAPTPAVGDSIAEIFQEMGLEHAGAPGTTAALAILNDNVKKGGVMASSYVGGLSGAFIPVSEDHAMIEAAKVGALTLEKLEAMTCVCSVGLDMVAIPGSTTAATISGIIADEAAIGMINNKTTAARLIPVIGKEVGDMVEFGGLLGYAPIMAVNKFSCENFIKRGGRIPAPIHSFKN, from the coding sequence ATGATTTCCAGAGTAGAAATACAGGAAACAAACAGGATGATAGCAGAAGCTAATCTAGATGTCCGTACTATCACTATGGGTATCAGTCTTATAGACTGTGCTGACCCAGATATTAATAAATTTAATGAAAATATATATAAAAAAATAACTACTTATGCAAAAGATTTGGTAAAAGTTGGAGATGAAATTGCAAAACAATTTGGGGTGCCAGTAGTTAATAAAAGAATATCAGTTACACCTATTGCTATTGCAGCAGCAGGATGTAAAACTGATTCATATGTAAGTATTGCCAAAACTCTTGATAAAGCAGCACAAGAATGTGGAGTAAATTTTATAGGAGGATTTTCTGCTCTTGTACAAAAAGGATGCACACCTTCAGATAGAATTCTTATAGATTCTATTCCAGAAGCTTTAGCTGTTACAGAAAGAGTATGTTCATCTGTAAACATAGGGACTTCAAGAAATGGATTAAATATGAATGCTGTAAAAAAAATGGGAGAGATAATAATAGAAACTGCTGAGCTTACGAAGGACAGAGATAGTATAGGATGTGCTAAACTAGTTGTTTTCTGTAATGCCGTGGAAGATAATCCATTTATGGCAGGAGCATTTCATGGAGTTGGAGAAGCTGACTGTGTTATTAATGTAGGAGTAAGTGGACCAGGAGTTGTGAAAAGGGCACTGATGGAAGTAAGAGATGCTGATTTTGAAACACTTTGTGAAGTAGTAAAGAAAACTGCATTCAAGATAACAAGAGTAGGACAGATAGTTGCTCAAGAAGCATCAAAAAGATTAAATGTTCCTTTTGGAATAATAGATCTTTCACTGGCTCCTACTCCAGCTGTTGGAGACAGTATTGCTGAAATATTTCAAGAGATGGGGCTTGAACATGCAGGGGCTCCAGGAACTACAGCAGCACTTGCTATCTTAAATGATAATGTGAAAAAAGGTGGAGTAATGGCCTCTTCATATGTTGGAGGCTTAAGTGGAGCTTTCATTCCTGTAAGTGAAGATCATGCAATGATAGAAGCTGCAAAAGTTGGAGCTTTAACTCTTGAAAAATTAGAAGCGATGACTTGTGTATGTTCTGTTGGTCTAGATATGGTAGCTATTCCAGGAAGTACTACAGCAGCAACTATTTCTGGAATCATAGCTGATGAAGCAGCTATAGGAATGATAAATAATAAGACTACTGCAGCAAGACTTATTCCAGTAATAGGAAAGGAAGTAGGAGATATGGTAGAATTTGGAGGGTTATTGGGGTATGCTCCTATTATGGCTGTAAATAAATTCAGTTGTGAAAATTTTATCAAAAGAGGAGGAAGAATTCCTGCTCCTATACATAGCTTTAAAAATTAA
- a CDS encoding ACT domain-containing protein, producing the protein MKCIITVLGTDKVGIIAKVCTYLSDANVNILDISQTIVDGYFNMMMIVDITAPSKPMEVIGEELRQIGKVLGVIISMQHEDIFNCMHRI; encoded by the coding sequence ATGAAGTGTATTATTACTGTCTTAGGAACAGACAAAGTTGGTATCATAGCTAAAGTATGTACATACTTATCAGATGCCAATGTAAATATCCTTGATATTTCACAAACAATAGTTGATGGTTATTTCAATATGATGATGATAGTGGATATCACTGCTCCATCAAAGCCTATGGAAGTTATTGGGGAAGAACTTAGACAAATAGGAAAAGTGCTGGGAGTTATAATTTCAATGCAGCATGAAGATATCTTCAATTGTATGCATCGTATTTAA
- a CDS encoding CGGC domain-containing protein → MENIKLIVIIQCEIAKRRCSGFYCMDSFYKRDRAFSIYSKEQNIQYMMFECGGCCGKEVSSLLGHLSRKLKEEDIIKKNEVIIHLASCMVTDNHHYDRCPHINYIKNIIEKQGYKNVIEGTLLAKVSEKKRELGIYKKYE, encoded by the coding sequence ATGGAAAACATAAAGTTAATAGTAATAATACAATGTGAAATAGCCAAAAGAAGATGCAGTGGATTTTATTGTATGGATTCCTTTTATAAAAGAGATAGAGCATTCAGCATTTATTCAAAAGAACAGAATATACAATACATGATGTTTGAATGTGGTGGATGTTGTGGAAAAGAAGTTTCAAGTCTTTTGGGGCATTTATCCAGAAAGTTAAAAGAAGAAGATATTATTAAAAAAAATGAAGTGATTATCCATTTAGCTTCTTGTATGGTAACTGATAATCATCATTATGATAGATGTCCACATATAAATTATATAAAAAATATAATTGAGAAACAAGGATATAAAAATGTGATAGAAGGAACTCTTTTAGCAAAAGTTTCAGAAAAAAAACGTGAATTGGGTATATACAAAAAATATGAATAA
- a CDS encoding DUF4438 domain-containing protein, with product MIKTNKEFLVMQSVGGKVHSPTIASPYRISRDGDPMILPATGGISYNVKVGDSCMTWVGDHVEPGVSVKNDNINENNALMVLGCIGNTAKVMTGDAKGATGFVTGGHGGIEHTLVYFDEETLEKLNIDDKILVKAFGQGLKIEGFDDVVCMNIDPALLEKMEIRITEDGCLEVPVATEIPPYLMGSGVGSATAFSGDYDIMTGDKEANEKYGINELRFGDIVLLQDCNNCFGRDYLKGSVTIGVVVHSDCIKAGHGPGVTAIMSCPVSKIRGRKDKNANIAYYLGITK from the coding sequence ATGATTAAAACAAACAAAGAATTTTTAGTTATGCAATCAGTAGGAGGAAAGGTGCACAGTCCTACTATAGCTTCTCCTTACAGAATTTCCAGAGATGGAGATCCTATGATTTTACCAGCTACTGGTGGTATTTCTTATAATGTAAAAGTTGGCGATTCATGTATGACATGGGTAGGAGACCATGTTGAACCAGGAGTAAGTGTTAAAAATGATAATATTAATGAAAATAATGCTCTTATGGTTCTTGGATGCATTGGAAATACAGCAAAAGTAATGACAGGAGATGCCAAGGGAGCTACTGGTTTTGTTACTGGTGGTCATGGTGGAATTGAACATACTCTTGTATATTTTGATGAAGAAACTTTAGAAAAATTAAATATTGATGATAAAATACTTGTAAAAGCTTTTGGACAAGGATTAAAAATAGAAGGATTTGATGATGTTGTTTGTATGAACATTGATCCTGCTCTTCTAGAAAAGATGGAAATAAGAATAACAGAAGATGGATGTTTAGAAGTTCCTGTAGCTACTGAAATCCCTCCTTACCTAATGGGATCAGGAGTAGGAAGTGCCACTGCTTTTTCTGGAGACTATGATATCATGACAGGAGATAAGGAAGCAAATGAAAAATATGGTATCAATGAATTAAGATTTGGAGATATAGTTCTTCTTCAAGACTGCAACAACTGTTTTGGAAGAGATTACCTAAAGGGGTCAGTTACTATTGGGGTAGTTGTTCACAGTGATTGCATAAAAGCTGGGCACGGACCTGGAGTTACTGCTATCATGAGCTGTCCTGTTTCAAAAATCAGAGGAAGAAAAGATAAAAATGCTAATATAGCATATTACCTAGGAATTACAAAGTAA
- a CDS encoding MarR family winged helix-turn-helix transcriptional regulator has translation MEDYNLQKSLGFKLELASRLTTGNFSKKLKEDKFLITPEQWGVINFLLHEDGLTQNQISKLVGKDHTCVSRLIENLIKKNIVKKIPDPDDKRINLIYLTEEGKKIQNNVVPTVKENLHKVFFNVTDEEKIIFSKVLDKIIKNLE, from the coding sequence ATGGAAGACTATAATTTACAAAAATCACTAGGATTTAAGCTGGAACTTGCCTCTCGTCTTACAACTGGAAACTTTAGTAAAAAATTAAAAGAAGATAAATTCCTTATTACTCCTGAACAATGGGGAGTCATTAATTTCTTATTACATGAAGACGGACTTACTCAAAATCAAATATCAAAACTAGTTGGAAAAGATCATACCTGTGTATCAAGACTTATAGAAAATCTTATTAAGAAAAATATTGTAAAAAAAATACCTGATCCAGATGATAAAAGAATCAATCTCATATATCTCACTGAAGAAGGGAAAAAAATACAAAACAATGTTGTTCCCACTGTAAAAGAAAATTTGCACAAAGTTTTTTTTAATGTTACAGATGAAGAGAAAATTATATTTTCAAAAGTATTGGATAAAATAATAAAAAATTTAGAATAA
- a CDS encoding NAD(P)H-dependent oxidoreductase, with the protein MKILGISAGTRNGNNDSMCKEALMGAKKMGAEIEFIRLLDLDIKYCTGCIACVKSLMSGKGGQCVLKDDFEWLRDKMMDADGIIFSVPIFEKGAAAIFRSLTDRFGPRMDRGNNLAATEIAKQTNGKAPDQRVFKEKVISYIGLGGSDWTTRIQCDFEMLSLIPMWKTINNEVFSWSKNVIMEDEKVAKIHQIGIDLAKAAANMENAQYLGDKGVCPHCHSRNFYLNDDSTKAVCCLCGIVGEVKIKDGKVKFEFPHEQLEHAHNTMPGKFIHMNDIKNNESTLIETKKTEAYKERLNKYREFIQPSFPKI; encoded by the coding sequence ATGAAAATATTAGGAATATCAGCAGGAACTAGAAATGGAAATAATGACTCTATGTGTAAGGAAGCTTTAATGGGTGCTAAAAAAATGGGAGCTGAAATTGAATTTATCAGACTTCTTGATCTTGATATAAAATATTGTACTGGATGTATAGCTTGCGTCAAAAGTCTAATGAGTGGTAAAGGTGGACAATGCGTATTAAAAGATGATTTTGAATGGTTGAGAGATAAAATGATGGATGCAGATGGAATTATCTTTTCTGTTCCTATTTTTGAAAAAGGAGCTGCTGCAATTTTCCGTTCACTGACAGATCGCTTTGGACCTAGAATGGATAGAGGAAATAATCTGGCTGCTACTGAGATAGCAAAGCAAACTAATGGAAAAGCTCCTGATCAAAGAGTCTTTAAAGAAAAAGTTATTTCATATATAGGTCTTGGAGGGTCTGACTGGACTACAAGAATACAGTGTGATTTTGAAATGCTTTCTTTAATACCTATGTGGAAAACTATAAATAATGAAGTTTTTTCATGGTCAAAAAATGTAATCATGGAAGATGAAAAAGTGGCTAAAATACATCAAATAGGAATTGATTTAGCTAAAGCTGCTGCTAATATGGAAAATGCTCAATACCTTGGAGATAAAGGAGTATGTCCTCACTGTCACAGCAGAAATTTCTACCTAAATGATGATTCTACTAAAGCTGTCTGCTGTCTATGTGGAATAGTTGGTGAAGTAAAAATAAAAGATGGAAAAGTAAAATTTGAGTTTCCTCATGAACAATTAGAGCATGCACATAATACTATGCCTGGTAAATTTATTCATATGAATGATATTAAAAATAATGAAAGTACATTAATAGAAACTAAAAAAACTGAGGCATATAAAGAACGTTTAAATAAATATAGAGAATTTATTCAACCTTCTTTTCCTAAAATCTAA
- a CDS encoding M20 family metallopeptidase → MELNLDFLLDDIVKNRRTLHQMPETALEEFKTKEYLKNYLLSIGLEPHDIVETGLYVYIEGKDKDNCIAFRSDIDALNIEEENEIDFVSKNNGKMHACGHDGHMSTLLAFAKYLTTIQPLGKSVLLIFQPAEEAPGRAKDIVETGIFKKYNVKAIYGMHLFPELPEGVVACKEGPFFAQATVISVGITGKSGHGAMPHKAVDPLIAFTKVIDAYQTIISRNFSPFDPGVITIGKFSGGSAQNIIPEKVEFWGTARTFAQSDSEFIIKRMKEIHRGIELTYNVKIDEDLVILYPPVINDKELYKKFTETMKDMNYREQDALTISEDFAYYQQEVPGIFFLLGTRNEEKGYIHPLHNCHFNFDEKVLLKGVEAFAKILESHNK, encoded by the coding sequence ATGGAACTTAATTTGGATTTTTTATTAGATGATATAGTAAAAAATAGAAGAACACTTCATCAAATGCCAGAAACTGCTTTGGAAGAATTCAAGACAAAGGAATATTTGAAAAATTATCTGCTTTCTATTGGACTTGAACCACATGATATAGTGGAAACAGGGTTATATGTATATATTGAAGGGAAAGATAAAGATAATTGCATAGCTTTTCGTAGTGATATAGATGCTTTAAATATTGAAGAGGAAAATGAAATAGATTTTGTATCTAAAAATAATGGAAAAATGCATGCTTGTGGACATGATGGACATATGTCTACTCTTTTAGCTTTTGCAAAATATTTAACAACTATACAGCCACTTGGGAAAAGTGTATTATTAATATTCCAGCCTGCTGAAGAAGCACCAGGAAGAGCAAAAGATATTGTAGAAACAGGAATTTTTAAAAAATATAATGTAAAAGCTATTTATGGAATGCACTTGTTTCCAGAACTTCCAGAAGGGGTAGTTGCTTGTAAAGAAGGACCTTTCTTTGCACAAGCCACTGTAATAAGTGTAGGAATAACTGGAAAAAGCGGACATGGAGCTATGCCTCATAAGGCTGTAGATCCTCTTATTGCTTTTACTAAGGTAATAGATGCTTATCAGACAATAATATCAAGAAATTTTTCTCCATTTGACCCTGGGGTTATTACAATAGGAAAATTCTCAGGAGGAAGTGCTCAAAATATAATTCCTGAAAAAGTTGAGTTTTGGGGAACTGCAAGAACATTTGCACAATCTGATTCAGAATTTATAATAAAAAGAATGAAAGAGATACATAGAGGAATAGAACTGACTTATAATGTAAAAATAGATGAAGATCTTGTTATTCTTTATCCACCAGTGATAAATGATAAAGAACTTTATAAAAAATTTACTGAAACTATGAAAGATATGAATTATAGAGAACAGGATGCTTTAACTATATCAGAAGATTTTGCTTATTATCAGCAGGAGGTACCAGGAATTTTCTTCTTGTTAGGAACTAGAAATGAAGAAAAAGGATATATTCATCCGCTTCATAATTGCCATTTCAATTTTGATGAAAAAGTATTGTTAAAAGGTGTGGAAGCCTTTGCTAAAATATTGGAAAGCCACAATAAATAA
- a CDS encoding immunity 17 family protein, protein MEEAGKNFMKLYGAYLVPLVGFIFLFGAIFNWKWVTDPAGDKLFMRFIYRTFGDKGYRITGGINENNIF, encoded by the coding sequence ATGGAAGAAGCTGGAAAAAATTTTATGAAACTATATGGTGCATACCTTGTTCCCTTAGTTGGATTTATATTCCTGTTTGGAGCAATCTTTAATTGGAAATGGGTAACTGATCCTGCTGGAGACAAATTATTTATGAGGTTTATTTATAGAACATTTGGAGACAAAGGCTACAGAATAACTGGAGGTATAAATGAAAATAACATATTTTAA
- a CDS encoding DUF2004 domain-containing protein — MKITYFNEFDPQSDYMETTITLDNKEIELDLNCEEVIGSTDWIDEYEKYIVQLERIKKDILQYINNDFIEEGLTKEWITFHLEEIDEEYIDTLLKNTEQFLTKEEQALSLLKLRRIGLYPEYEGYAIWDFVLDDEVSDEILTLQTDINGNILNIAWES, encoded by the coding sequence ATGAAAATAACATATTTTAATGAATTTGATCCTCAAAGTGATTATATGGAGACTACAATTACTCTGGATAATAAAGAAATAGAATTAGATTTAAACTGCGAAGAAGTTATTGGTTCTACAGATTGGATTGATGAATATGAAAAATATATAGTTCAGTTAGAGAGAATAAAAAAAGATATTTTACAATATATAAACAATGATTTTATTGAAGAGGGATTAACAAAGGAATGGATAACTTTTCATCTAGAAGAAATAGATGAGGAATATATTGATACTCTCTTAAAAAATACAGAACAATTTTTAACTAAAGAAGAACAGGCACTATCACTATTAAAGCTTAGAAGAATTGGACTTTATCCAGAATATGAAGGATATGCTATATGGGATTTTGTACTAGATGATGAGGTAAGTGATGAAATACTTACCTTACAGACTGATATTAATGGCAACATATTAAATATTGCATGGGAAAGTTAA
- a CDS encoding DUF5713 family protein, with protein sequence MSYDLMVFEFSKAPKTQDEFLEWYEKQTEWEEEHDYEDPEITSPALREWFMEMIKTFPQMNGPFALEEDEIEDESYLTDYSIGKDIIYVGFAWSLADEAYDLVRELSEKYKVGFFDVSGNGDIIYPDGTIFSHNEEEDIEEYEYSYDKTTLYSPVKKFDNNFKILEEMYNDNYYPNFLVDKIAEEINKVILFLENETHTYEEIQKKFDIMTIAINELEEEFDNNDSEIETVARESIGAAVDYILEWFGIGIDVEEAIGERNW encoded by the coding sequence ATGAGTTATGATTTAATGGTATTTGAATTTTCTAAGGCTCCTAAAACACAAGATGAATTTTTAGAATGGTACGAAAAACAAACTGAATGGGAAGAAGAACATGATTATGAAGATCCTGAAATAACTTCTCCTGCTCTTAGAGAATGGTTTATGGAAATGATAAAAACTTTTCCTCAAATGAATGGTCCCTTTGCTCTTGAAGAGGATGAAATTGAAGATGAATCATATCTTACTGATTACAGTATTGGAAAAGATATTATATATGTAGGCTTCGCTTGGTCTTTAGCAGATGAAGCTTATGATTTAGTAAGAGAACTTTCAGAAAAATATAAAGTTGGTTTTTTTGATGTTAGTGGTAATGGAGATATTATCTACCCTGATGGAACTATTTTCTCCCACAATGAAGAAGAGGATATAGAAGAATATGAATATAGTTATGATAAAACTACTCTTTATTCTCCTGTTAAAAAATTTGATAATAACTTTAAAATATTAGAAGAGATGTACAATGATAATTATTACCCAAATTTCTTAGTTGATAAAATAGCTGAAGAAATAAACAAGGTAATTTTATTCCTAGAAAATGAAACTCATACATATGAAGAAATACAGAAAAAATTTGATATAATGACCATTGCTATAAATGAATTGGAAGAAGAATTTGATAATAATGACAGTGAAATAGAAACTGTAGCCAGAGAAAGCATAGGTGCTGCTGTTGATTATATCCTTGAATGGTTTGGCATAGGAATAGATGTAGAAGAAGCAATTGGAGAAAGGAACTGGTAA
- a CDS encoding DUF2262 domain-containing protein, whose product MEKKLKDEFENLMEKAEYSKMIKKIKSISVKDRDYEINSYMARAFSGEGKFDSALKVLFSIEKEGVSDPLWYYRVGYAYYSLNEFEKAQKYTKQSFELDPDDRWTIMLLRVLNKKLNIYEGTKTWTDLKTEDFKKSDVFTAETLFSIWKNDFADLYIDTEENFVIDSFLSAIKNKLKWIEDNSQVIEKFLIDDGMLELAEDWASSAEEAEDEEQECYIMEDGEKVFFPISEKDFIDSLYVESITMNIEDNNISSEIFFCCSPDYFAGHCIIVEVDKDGNITNQSLAG is encoded by the coding sequence ATGGAAAAAAAATTAAAAGATGAATTTGAAAATTTAATGGAAAAAGCTGAATACAGCAAAATGATAAAAAAAATTAAATCTATTTCTGTTAAGGACAGAGATTATGAAATTAATAGCTATATGGCTAGAGCATTCAGTGGAGAAGGAAAATTTGATAGTGCATTAAAAGTATTGTTTTCAATAGAAAAAGAAGGGGTAAGTGATCCCCTTTGGTATTACAGAGTAGGATATGCCTATTATTCCCTTAATGAATTTGAAAAAGCTCAAAAATATACAAAACAGTCTTTTGAATTAGATCCTGATGATAGATGGACCATAATGCTTTTAAGAGTACTGAATAAAAAATTAAATATATATGAAGGTACAAAAACTTGGACTGATCTTAAAACAGAAGACTTTAAAAAATCAGATGTATTTACTGCTGAAACTTTATTCAGCATTTGGAAAAATGATTTTGCTGATTTATATATTGATACTGAAGAAAATTTTGTGATTGATTCTTTTCTTTCAGCAATAAAAAATAAATTAAAATGGATTGAAGACAATTCACAGGTAATAGAAAAATTTCTTATTGATGATGGTATGCTTGAATTAGCTGAAGATTGGGCTTCCAGTGCTGAAGAAGCAGAAGATGAAGAACAGGAATGTTATATAATGGAAGATGGAGAAAAAGTATTTTTCCCAATCTCTGAAAAGGATTTTATTGATAGCTTATATGTTGAAAGCATTACTATGAATATTGAAGATAATAATATATCAAGTGAAATATTTTTCTGCTGTTCTCCTGATTATTTTGCAGGACACTGTATAATAGTAGAAGTAGATAAAGATGGAAATATTACAAACCAAAGTTTAGCTGGATAA